From one Thalassospira lucentensis genomic stretch:
- a CDS encoding ABC transporter ATP-binding protein — translation MTAMIEITKLNAWFDDNHVLKDIDISIPANGSFGLVGESGSGKSTVLRTITGLVDDWEGNILVNNKELTKKRDKTFYRLAQMVFQDPFGSLHPRHTIDRILTEPVNIHKLGNSDARVVEALKQVGLDNSFRFRYPHQLSGGQRQRVAIARALILEPKILLLDEPTSALDVSIQAEVLNLLTRLRNDLGLTYIMVSHDLAVVAHMCDDIAIMNHGRIVERATAGQLADGKLENPYSQQLFKAAGGYDRAVIDSFVDWD, via the coding sequence ATGACTGCCATGATTGAAATCACCAAACTCAACGCCTGGTTTGACGACAACCACGTCCTCAAGGATATCGATATTTCGATCCCCGCCAACGGATCATTTGGTCTGGTGGGCGAGTCAGGATCGGGCAAATCAACCGTCCTTCGCACCATCACCGGCCTTGTCGATGACTGGGAAGGCAACATCCTTGTGAATAACAAGGAACTGACCAAAAAGCGCGACAAGACCTTTTACCGCCTGGCGCAAATGGTCTTTCAGGACCCGTTCGGATCGCTTCATCCCCGTCACACCATCGATCGCATCCTGACCGAACCGGTAAATATCCACAAACTCGGCAATTCGGATGCCCGCGTGGTCGAGGCACTGAAACAGGTCGGGCTCGATAATTCCTTCCGCTTCCGCTACCCCCATCAGCTTTCCGGCGGGCAGCGCCAGCGTGTCGCGATTGCACGTGCGCTTATTCTCGAACCGAAAATTCTGCTGCTCGATGAGCCGACCTCGGCCCTTGATGTCTCGATCCAGGCCGAAGTGCTGAACCTGCTGACCCGGTTGCGCAATGATCTGGGCCTTACCTATATCATGGTCAGTCATGATCTCGCGGTGGTCGCCCATATGTGCGACGATATCGCGATCATGAACCACGGCCGCATCGTCGAACGCGCCACCGCGGGCCAGCTTGCCGACGGCAAACTGGAAAATCCCTATTCGCAGCAGCTTTTCAAGGCCGCCGGGGGATATGACCGCGCCGTCATCGACAGTTTCGTGGATTGGGACTGA
- a CDS encoding ABC transporter ATP-binding protein, producing MTTDTLLSVKNLAITFSTSKGPVHAVRGVSFDLGRERLGIVGESGSGKSQTGRAILGLTAANGKITADQMQFHDLDLRNLSKRDWRKVRGARISMIMQDPKYSLNPVMTIGDQIIEAYREHHKVNATEAKRRALDMLTAVKIRDPERVFNSYPHEVSGGMGQRVMIAMMLIPDPEILIADEPTSALDVTVQLQVMAILDDLVRERGMALVFISHDLHLVSSFCDRVLVMYQGHVVEEIRASELDQAKHPYTQGLLNCLPKMDGNHAELPVLTREASWAEA from the coding sequence ATGACCACCGACACCCTTCTGTCTGTCAAAAACCTCGCCATTACCTTTTCGACTTCCAAGGGACCAGTCCATGCCGTGCGCGGCGTCTCGTTCGATCTTGGGCGTGAACGGCTTGGGATTGTCGGCGAATCCGGTTCGGGCAAGTCCCAGACAGGGCGCGCCATTCTGGGCCTGACGGCGGCGAATGGCAAAATCACCGCCGATCAGATGCAATTCCATGATCTGGACCTGCGCAACCTGTCCAAACGCGACTGGCGCAAGGTCCGCGGTGCGCGCATTTCCATGATCATGCAGGACCCGAAATATTCGCTAAATCCTGTGATGACCATCGGTGATCAGATCATCGAAGCCTACCGCGAACATCACAAGGTCAACGCGACCGAGGCCAAACGCCGCGCCCTTGATATGCTCACCGCGGTTAAAATCCGCGATCCCGAACGCGTGTTCAATTCCTACCCGCACGAAGTCTCGGGCGGGATGGGCCAACGCGTCATGATCGCCATGATGCTGATCCCCGATCCGGAAATCCTGATTGCCGATGAACCGACATCGGCCCTTGATGTCACGGTACAGCTTCAGGTGATGGCGATCCTTGATGATCTGGTGCGCGAACGCGGCATGGCGCTGGTTTTCATCAGCCACGACCTGCATCTGGTCTCAAGCTTCTGCGACCGGGTTCTGGTAATGTATCAGGGCCACGTGGTCGAAGAAATCCGCGCATCCGAACTGGATCAGGCCAAACACCCCTATACGCAGGGCCTTCTGAACTGCCTGCCGAAAATGGATGGCAATCACGCCGAACTTCCCGTCCTGACCCGCGAAGCCAGCTGGGCGGAGGCCTGA
- the nikC gene encoding nickel transporter permease → MNISSNAVKPGLKQWLTSDTPQSRWQAKCGRAWLGWLKFTENRLAMIGLSIVLALILVTIFAPLLAPYDPLAADLTNRIQSPSAEHWFGTDQLGRDILSRLIYGAQYTLMIVALVVITAAPVGLLVGTAAGFFGGWIDATLMRITDIFLAFPKLILALAFVSALGPGIENAVLAIALTAWPPYARIARAETITVRKSDYIEAARLQGVSNMGLILGHITPMCISSLVVRVTLDMAGMILIAAGLGFLGLGAQPPMPEWGAMVSEGRQFLLEQWWVSTVPGLAIFIVSLGFNLLGDGLRDVLDPRGGD, encoded by the coding sequence ATGAATATCTCAAGCAACGCCGTTAAACCCGGCCTGAAACAGTGGCTGACATCCGACACCCCGCAATCACGCTGGCAGGCCAAATGTGGCCGGGCATGGCTGGGCTGGCTTAAATTCACGGAAAACAGGCTCGCCATGATCGGCCTGTCGATCGTGCTGGCCCTGATCCTTGTCACCATCTTTGCCCCGCTTCTGGCCCCTTATGACCCGCTGGCAGCCGATCTTACCAACCGTATTCAGTCCCCCAGTGCCGAACACTGGTTTGGCACCGATCAATTGGGTCGTGATATCCTGTCGCGTCTGATTTACGGCGCGCAATACACCCTGATGATCGTGGCTCTTGTGGTGATTACCGCGGCCCCCGTCGGGCTTCTGGTCGGAACAGCCGCCGGGTTCTTTGGCGGCTGGATTGATGCGACATTGATGCGCATCACCGATATCTTTCTGGCCTTCCCGAAACTGATCCTGGCGCTGGCCTTTGTTTCCGCATTGGGACCAGGGATCGAAAATGCGGTTCTGGCCATCGCGCTGACCGCATGGCCACCCTATGCCCGTATTGCGCGCGCCGAAACCATCACGGTCCGCAAATCCGACTATATCGAAGCCGCCCGTTTGCAGGGTGTCTCGAATATGGGTCTGATCCTTGGCCATATTACCCCGATGTGCATAAGCTCGCTTGTGGTGCGCGTCACCCTTGATATGGCAGGCATGATCCTGATTGCGGCAGGTCTTGGCTTCCTTGGCCTTGGCGCACAGCCGCCCATGCCTGAATGGGGGGCAATGGTGTCCGAAGGCCGCCAGTTCCTTCTGGAACAATGGTGGGTATCAACCGTGCCGGGGCTCGCGATCTTTATCGTCAGCCTTGGATTCAACCTGCTGGGCGATGGCCTGCGCGATGTTCTTGACCCACGCGGAGGTGACTGA
- a CDS encoding ABC transporter permease → MTAATRKSRDGRTRARLFSRTGGSLVRILFSLIITFVGLLLVTFLIGRVLPIDPVLAAVGDRAPQEVYNRVREEMGLNLPLWQQFFVYIGNVLQGDFGRSVLTANPVLEDIKRVFPATLELATLATIIGVFLGVPAGVFAAINKGKWPDHIVRIIGLAGYSMPIFWLGLMGLLVFYLKLDWVAGPGRLDAFYIDFIEPTTGLMLIDTVIEGDMDLFWNAVSHIILPASILAYFSLAYIARMTRSFMLEQLSQEYILTARVKGISETRIIWRHALGNVMVPLVTVIALSYANLLEGSVLTEIIFAWPGLGLYITNSLLKADMNAVLGGTVVVGAVFIGVNMLSDVLYRLLDPRARR, encoded by the coding sequence ATGACCGCAGCTACGCGAAAATCACGGGACGGGCGCACACGCGCCCGTCTCTTTTCCCGCACGGGCGGCAGCCTTGTGCGTATTCTTTTCTCGCTGATCATTACATTTGTGGGGCTTTTACTCGTCACTTTCCTGATCGGTCGTGTTCTTCCAATCGATCCGGTTCTGGCTGCCGTCGGTGATCGCGCACCACAGGAAGTCTATAATCGCGTCCGCGAGGAAATGGGACTTAACCTGCCTCTGTGGCAGCAATTCTTTGTATATATCGGCAACGTCCTGCAAGGCGATTTTGGTCGATCCGTGCTAACCGCCAATCCGGTGCTGGAAGACATCAAACGCGTATTCCCGGCGACGCTGGAACTGGCGACCCTTGCCACCATTATCGGTGTTTTCCTTGGAGTTCCGGCTGGTGTTTTTGCGGCGATCAACAAGGGAAAATGGCCCGACCATATCGTGCGCATTATCGGGCTTGCAGGGTATTCAATGCCGATCTTCTGGCTGGGTCTGATGGGCCTTCTGGTATTTTACCTGAAACTCGACTGGGTTGCCGGTCCGGGCCGTCTGGATGCCTTCTATATCGATTTCATCGAACCGACCACGGGGCTTATGCTGATCGATACCGTGATCGAAGGCGATATGGACCTGTTCTGGAATGCGGTGTCACACATCATTCTGCCGGCCTCCATCCTTGCCTATTTCTCGCTGGCTTATATTGCGCGCATGACGCGTTCCTTCATGCTCGAACAGCTCAGTCAGGAATACATCCTGACCGCACGGGTCAAGGGCATTTCGGAAACCCGGATCATCTGGCGCCATGCCCTTGGCAATGTGATGGTGCCGCTGGTTACCGTGATTGCGCTGTCTTATGCCAACCTGCTCGAAGGATCGGTTCTGACCGAAATCATCTTTGCCTGGCCGGGACTGGGTCTTTACATCACCAATTCGCTGCTCAAGGCCGACATGAATGCGGTTCTGGGCGGTACCGTCGTCGTGGGTGCGGTGTTCATCGGGGTCAATATGCTGTCCGATGTGCTCTATCGCCTGCTTGACCCGCGCGCACGGAGATAG
- a CDS encoding ABC transporter substrate-binding protein yields the protein MRRLIAGLVLGTALATMPMATQAETPKNALVMAFAIDDIITLDPAGMFEFTALEYAGNTYDRLIGFDNDDVSKIYGVVAESWDVSKDGLTFTFKIRDGIKFASGNDLTAEDAAFSLQRVVLLDQSPAFILGQFGFTADNVKDRIRATDDKTLVMEIDQPYSPSFVLYCLTAGVGAVVDKKVVLEHEKDGDLGAEWMKTNYAGSGPFALNKWTPGESLSLTANEEYWDGAPAMKRVIIRNVTEAASQQLLLQKGDIDIARNLEADQLASVKGDENIKVMSKGKGALWYLGLSQKNEFLSKPEVREALKYLVDYEGITQTIMAGRAQIHQAFLPEGFLGAYNENPYSLDVEKAKSILAEAGLEDGFKVTMDTRNTTAIMAMAQSIQATWAQAGINLEIIPGDGGQTLTKYRARQHDIYIGRWSPDYQDPHTNASTFAWNPDNSDDAAAKPLTWRNSWNPGDMTAEVDKAILERDGEKRAAMYVDLQKKVLESGPFVIMFQETEIAALRDNVHNLVLGPSFDNNYYRFVTKD from the coding sequence ATGCGCAGACTGATCGCAGGGCTGGTTCTGGGAACCGCACTGGCTACCATGCCAATGGCCACACAGGCCGAAACACCGAAAAATGCACTCGTCATGGCATTTGCCATCGACGACATCATCACACTCGATCCGGCCGGGATGTTTGAATTTACGGCTCTGGAATATGCTGGCAACACATATGATCGTTTGATCGGCTTCGATAATGACGACGTCTCGAAAATTTACGGTGTCGTCGCCGAAAGCTGGGACGTTTCCAAAGATGGCCTGACCTTTACCTTCAAGATTCGCGACGGCATCAAATTCGCGTCAGGCAATGACCTGACCGCCGAAGACGCTGCCTTCTCGCTGCAACGTGTTGTCCTGCTCGATCAGTCTCCAGCCTTCATTCTTGGCCAGTTCGGCTTTACCGCCGATAACGTCAAGGACAGGATTCGCGCGACAGACGACAAAACATTGGTCATGGAAATTGATCAGCCCTACTCACCAAGCTTCGTGCTCTATTGTCTGACTGCGGGCGTCGGTGCCGTTGTCGACAAGAAAGTCGTTCTTGAACATGAAAAGGACGGCGACCTTGGCGCAGAATGGATGAAAACCAACTATGCCGGTTCAGGTCCGTTCGCCCTGAACAAATGGACGCCGGGTGAAAGCCTCAGCCTGACAGCGAACGAGGAATACTGGGACGGCGCACCGGCCATGAAGCGCGTCATCATTCGCAACGTTACTGAAGCCGCTTCGCAGCAGCTCCTGTTGCAGAAAGGCGATATCGATATCGCGCGTAACCTCGAAGCCGATCAGCTTGCCTCGGTCAAGGGTGACGAAAACATCAAAGTGATGTCCAAGGGCAAAGGTGCGCTTTGGTACTTGGGCCTGTCACAGAAAAATGAATTCCTGTCCAAACCGGAAGTTCGCGAAGCACTGAAATATCTCGTCGACTATGAGGGGATCACCCAGACCATCATGGCGGGCCGCGCCCAAATCCATCAGGCATTCCTGCCCGAGGGTTTCCTTGGTGCCTATAATGAAAACCCGTACTCGCTTGACGTCGAAAAAGCGAAATCCATCCTTGCAGAAGCAGGACTAGAAGACGGCTTCAAGGTGACCATGGATACGCGTAACACCACCGCCATCATGGCGATGGCGCAGTCGATCCAGGCAACCTGGGCCCAGGCTGGTATCAATCTGGAAATCATTCCGGGTGACGGTGGTCAGACCCTAACCAAATACCGCGCCCGTCAGCACGATATCTATATCGGTCGCTGGTCTCCTGACTACCAGGACCCTCACACTAACGCCTCGACCTTTGCCTGGAACCCTGACAATTCCGACGATGCAGCAGCCAAACCGCTCACTTGGCGCAACTCGTGGAACCCGGGTGACATGACCGCCGAAGTCGACAAGGCCATTCTTGAACGTGATGGCGAAAAACGTGCCGCAATGTATGTCGACCTTCAGAAAAAGGTTCTCGAAAGCGGTCCGTTCGTGATCATGTTCCAGGAAACGGAAATCGCCGCCCTTCGGGACAACGTGCATAATCTCGTCCTCGGCCCGTCGTTCGATAACAACTATTATCGTTTTGTCACCAAGGACTAG
- a CDS encoding response regulator, with amino-acid sequence MSAKIDFSKISFLVVDGDKISAQVVFDTLSYLGATAVQRVRSPNDAFEVLRTQQIDIIVTEWRLRGMDGLEFLDVLRNSVNSPNRFIPVIMLTAHSEQRYVTTARDLGITEFLAKPFNAKALYSRLVSVITRPRHFVNTGTYFGPDRRRRQVAFDGPDRRSPDD; translated from the coding sequence ATGAGCGCAAAGATCGATTTCAGTAAAATCAGTTTTCTGGTCGTCGACGGCGACAAGATTTCGGCCCAGGTAGTCTTCGATACCCTTTCGTATCTTGGTGCGACAGCCGTACAGCGTGTGCGATCCCCGAACGATGCGTTCGAGGTTCTCCGAACCCAGCAGATTGATATCATCGTCACGGAATGGCGCCTGCGCGGGATGGATGGTCTTGAATTCCTTGATGTTCTCAGGAATTCCGTCAATTCGCCCAACCGCTTCATTCCGGTAATCATGTTGACGGCACATTCGGAGCAACGATACGTCACAACTGCGCGTGATCTCGGCATTACGGAATTTCTTGCCAAACCGTTCAATGCCAAGGCACTTTACAGCAGACTGGTATCGGTCATTACCCGTCCGCGGCATTTCGTGAATACCGGCACCTATTTTGGTCCGGACCGCCGCCGCAGACAGGTCGCCTTCGATGGGCCCGACAGACGGAGCCCTGATGATTAA
- a CDS encoding dCMP deaminase family protein has product MSKWHHRFLGLASHIAEWSKDRSTQVGAVVIGPKKEIRAVGYNGFPRGVDDNIESRHQRPEKYAYTEHAERNAIYNASYTGTSLDGCALYVTHFPCCDCARAIIQAGIAEVFVDKSKLTPDFLERWQQDMIISTEMFGEAGVAVKVIDEEGTTEPLPDAVSDHS; this is encoded by the coding sequence ATGAGCAAATGGCATCATCGTTTTCTGGGACTGGCATCCCATATTGCTGAATGGTCAAAGGACCGCAGCACCCAGGTCGGCGCCGTTGTCATCGGCCCCAAAAAGGAAATTCGCGCAGTCGGTTATAACGGTTTTCCGCGCGGCGTTGACGACAACATCGAAAGCCGCCATCAGCGCCCGGAAAAATACGCCTATACCGAACATGCCGAACGCAATGCGATTTATAATGCCAGCTACACCGGCACATCGCTTGACGGGTGCGCGCTTTATGTCACCCACTTCCCGTGCTGTGACTGCGCACGCGCCATCATTCAGGCGGGCATCGCCGAGGTCTTTGTCGATAAAAGCAAGCTCACACCTGATTTTCTGGAACGCTGGCAGCAGGATATGATCATCTCGACCGAAATGTTTGGCGAGGCAGGTGTCGCCGTTAAGGTCATTGACGAAGAAGGCACAACCGAACCCCTTCCCGATGCCGTTTCGGATCATTCGTGA
- the pyk gene encoding pyruvate kinase, which yields MRRQRKAKIIATLGPASSHPETLEKIVKAGVDVFRLNFSHGEHAEHQARFETIREVEAKLGRPIGVLMDLQGPKIRCGTFADEKIELEAGATFHFDMDKKPGDKNRVSLPHPEVFAALKPGANLLLDDGKLRMRVEKCDSKSAECTVITGGPLSNRKGVNLPDVMLPMSPLTDKDRIDLDYGLEMGVDFVALSFVQRPEDVAEARKIINGRAAIVSKLEKPQAIEHLDEIVALSDIIMVARGDLGVECPPEDVPILQKRIIKACREAGKPVIVATQMLDSMVTNPAPTRAEASDVATAIYDGADAVMLSAESAVGKYPIETVSIMDRIMIRVEQDELYYRLRDANRPDPEHNAPDAISAAARQVAGTIGAKAVVTYTTSGSTSLRAARERPEVPILGLTPKIQTSRRMTLCWGVHAVFTRDATNFAEMVGIACEVAKREEFAGAGDLLVITAGVPFGTPGATNILRIAWLTSKN from the coding sequence ATGCGCCGACAACGTAAGGCGAAGATCATCGCAACCCTGGGGCCAGCGAGCTCGCATCCGGAAACTCTGGAAAAGATCGTCAAGGCGGGTGTTGATGTATTCCGGCTGAATTTCTCGCATGGTGAGCATGCGGAGCATCAGGCGCGTTTTGAAACAATCCGCGAAGTCGAGGCCAAGCTTGGCCGTCCGATTGGCGTGCTGATGGATTTGCAGGGCCCGAAGATCAGGTGCGGTACTTTTGCCGACGAGAAGATCGAACTTGAAGCCGGTGCGACCTTCCATTTTGACATGGACAAAAAGCCGGGTGACAAAAACCGCGTTTCGTTGCCCCATCCCGAAGTTTTCGCAGCACTCAAGCCAGGTGCGAACCTGTTGCTTGATGATGGCAAGCTGCGCATGCGGGTGGAAAAATGTGATAGCAAGTCGGCCGAATGCACGGTGATCACCGGTGGTCCGCTTTCGAACCGCAAGGGCGTTAACCTGCCTGACGTGATGTTGCCGATGTCCCCCCTGACCGATAAGGATCGCATCGATCTGGATTACGGTCTTGAGATGGGTGTTGATTTCGTCGCACTGTCCTTCGTCCAGCGTCCCGAAGACGTTGCCGAAGCACGGAAGATCATCAATGGTCGTGCGGCGATTGTTTCCAAACTGGAAAAGCCGCAGGCGATTGAACATCTTGACGAAATCGTTGCCCTTTCGGACATCATCATGGTCGCACGTGGCGATCTTGGCGTTGAATGCCCGCCGGAAGATGTTCCGATCCTGCAGAAACGCATCATCAAGGCCTGCCGTGAAGCCGGCAAGCCGGTGATTGTTGCGACCCAGATGCTGGACTCGATGGTCACCAATCCGGCACCAACCCGTGCCGAGGCATCCGACGTTGCAACCGCCATTTATGATGGTGCCGATGCGGTGATGCTTTCGGCGGAAAGTGCGGTTGGCAAATATCCGATCGAAACCGTCAGCATCATGGACCGGATCATGATCCGGGTCGAACAGGACGAACTTTATTATCGTCTGCGCGATGCCAACCGTCCGGACCCCGAACATAACGCGCCCGACGCGATCAGTGCGGCGGCCCGTCAGGTGGCCGGTACGATTGGTGCCAAGGCGGTGGTGACCTATACCACGTCGGGATCGACATCGCTTCGTGCGGCGCGTGAACGGCCGGAAGTTCCGATCCTTGGTCTGACACCGAAAATCCAGACATCCCGTCGCATGACGCTTTGCTGGGGCGTGCATGCGGTATTCACCCGTGATGCCACCAACTTTGCCGAAATGGTCGGCATTGCCTGCGAAGTCGCCAAGCGCGAGGAATTTGCAGGTGCCGGTGATTTGCTGGTGATTACGGCAGGTGTGCCATTCGGTACCCCGGGGGCTACCAATATTCTGCGCATTGCGTGGCTGACATCGAAAAACTGA
- a CDS encoding DUF2336 domain-containing protein, with translation MLNWMFNRQKSKDDGALDDKSAAKLRDLAETVRSIAPDEFGAAEQANSRAVRIPRKKDSDDQAAQSGIDYAARMSADLVDDDEDQDGQPDFDSDVRMDVARRLRRHLSELSPSERLDMVEEFVTAIGNMADCYRPQVIALIEQELSHTPYMTRQAAMRLRQDIAAIGRVSLGEYVELLSDADFLDILRGRGEFVQTAAEKLEAEQEAAAQERLARDRSEKEKGGLLNRLLSSDDAPRNVVALTPQFGSKKETSSKTPLGEMMDGRNKISRQAQRRVAHFILASLFDTLVERGRMRAEVARAMRQSVRQRIEKAKFENRIVNRTAPVSSEHELDDAMQDDAGEQGGVAEPVTIDHYILDALSRNEDALVVQSLAHYAQMPAAIVSKILDSGSARAITALAWRAGMSAPSAVVLQMSAAIPEDSIERPAAGGRYAMASTDMDWYIDFFNELQPSGPRGRAAGATSSRSPEKSGRTRRLSDERPQGPKGE, from the coding sequence ATGCTGAACTGGATGTTCAATCGGCAGAAATCGAAGGATGACGGTGCGCTTGACGACAAGTCGGCGGCCAAGCTTCGTGATCTGGCGGAAACGGTCCGGAGCATCGCGCCAGATGAGTTTGGCGCGGCGGAGCAGGCAAATTCGCGTGCAGTCCGAATCCCGCGTAAAAAAGATTCTGATGATCAGGCCGCCCAAAGCGGCATCGATTATGCCGCGCGCATGTCTGCCGATCTTGTCGATGATGACGAGGATCAGGACGGCCAGCCTGATTTTGACAGCGATGTCCGCATGGATGTGGCGCGCCGCCTGCGGCGCCATCTGAGCGAGCTTAGCCCGTCCGAGCGCCTCGACATGGTCGAGGAGTTTGTTACCGCAATCGGCAATATGGCAGATTGTTATCGCCCGCAGGTCATCGCCCTGATCGAGCAGGAACTGAGCCACACCCCCTATATGACCCGACAGGCCGCGATGCGCCTGCGTCAGGATATTGCGGCGATTGGCCGGGTGTCGCTTGGGGAATATGTTGAACTTCTGAGCGATGCGGATTTCCTTGATATTCTGCGCGGGCGCGGCGAATTCGTTCAGACCGCGGCCGAAAAACTTGAAGCCGAACAGGAGGCCGCCGCACAGGAACGTCTTGCGCGCGATCGTTCGGAAAAGGAAAAGGGCGGGTTGCTGAACCGGTTGCTGTCATCGGATGACGCGCCGCGCAATGTGGTTGCCCTGACCCCGCAGTTCGGCAGCAAGAAAGAGACATCCAGCAAAACACCGCTTGGTGAGATGATGGATGGCCGCAACAAGATTTCGCGCCAGGCACAGCGCCGTGTGGCGCATTTCATTCTGGCGTCGCTGTTTGATACGCTGGTTGAACGGGGCCGTATGCGGGCTGAAGTGGCACGTGCCATGCGCCAGTCGGTGCGCCAGCGCATTGAAAAGGCAAAGTTCGAAAACCGTATCGTGAATCGCACGGCACCGGTATCGTCCGAGCATGAGCTTGACGATGCGATGCAGGATGACGCGGGCGAGCAGGGCGGCGTTGCCGAGCCGGTAACCATTGATCATTACATTCTTGATGCGCTGTCGCGCAATGAAGACGCGCTTGTGGTTCAGAGCCTTGCGCATTATGCGCAGATGCCTGCGGCAATCGTTTCCAAAATCCTTGATTCGGGAAGTGCACGCGCGATCACCGCGCTGGCGTGGCGTGCGGGCATGTCAGCCCCGTCGGCCGTCGTTTTGCAGATGAGTGCCGCAATCCCCGAAGACAGCATCGAGCGTCCGGCTGCGGGCGGCCGTTATGCCATGGCATCGACGGATATGGACTGGTATATCGATTTCTTCAACGAGCTTCAGCCTTCCGGACCACGTGGTCGTGCTGCGGGTGCGACATCGTCACGCAGTCCGGAAAAGTCTGGTCGTACACGCCGCCTGTCGGATGAACGACCCCAGGGGCCGAAGGGAGAATAA
- a CDS encoding ribbon-helix-helix domain-containing protein, with product MPDHKPVTDHRRHIAGGKTGEVVIMCQIYSGTDPELYQSVSRSLRINGMVTSVRLEQRFWQILDEIAASEGFSTPQFLGKLHDEVVSQRDDIPNFASLLRVVCTVYLEHQAGIAVTPETTKPARRLAG from the coding sequence ATGCCGGACCATAAACCTGTAACCGACCACCGGCGTCATATCGCCGGTGGCAAAACAGGAGAGGTCGTCATCATGTGTCAGATCTATTCCGGCACCGATCCCGAACTTTATCAATCTGTCAGTCGCTCGCTTCGCATCAATGGCATGGTCACGAGTGTCCGGCTCGAACAACGCTTCTGGCAAATCCTTGATGAAATTGCCGCCAGCGAAGGGTTCAGCACACCGCAATTTCTGGGCAAACTGCACGACGAAGTCGTCAGCCAGCGCGATGACATTCCCAACTTCGCATCGCTTCTGCGCGTGGTCTGCACCGTCTATCTCGAACATCAGGCGGGGATCGCGGTCACGCCGGAAACGACAAAACCCGCCAGACGTCTGGCGGGCTGA
- a CDS encoding DJ-1/PfpI family protein, with protein sequence MSAKKILMLVGDYAEDYETMVPFQTLLAVGHSLDAVCPDKKAGDTVATAIHDFEGDQTYSEKRGHNFALNADFAKARVEDYDALLIPGGRAPEYLRLNEDVIRLVRDFNDADKPIAAVCHGAQILAAADIIKDRRVSAYPACAPEVRLAGGTYAEIAIDDACIDGNLVTAPAWPAHPKWLAGFLTLLGTEITH encoded by the coding sequence ATGTCAGCGAAAAAAATCCTGATGCTGGTCGGCGATTATGCCGAAGATTACGAAACCATGGTTCCGTTCCAGACCCTGCTTGCCGTCGGTCATTCGCTTGATGCCGTCTGTCCGGACAAAAAGGCCGGTGACACCGTTGCAACCGCCATTCACGACTTTGAAGGCGATCAGACTTACAGCGAAAAACGCGGTCACAATTTTGCACTGAATGCCGATTTCGCCAAAGCCCGCGTCGAAGATTACGACGCCCTTCTGATTCCTGGCGGCCGTGCACCGGAATATCTGCGCCTGAACGAGGATGTCATCCGTCTGGTCCGTGACTTCAACGATGCGGACAAGCCGATTGCCGCCGTCTGCCACGGTGCGCAAATTCTGGCCGCTGCCGATATCATCAAGGACCGTCGTGTATCGGCTTACCCGGCCTGCGCGCCCGAAGTACGCCTTGCTGGCGGCACCTATGCCGAAATCGCGATTGATGATGCCTGCATCGATGGCAATCTCGTCACCGCCCCTGCATGGCCAGCCCATCCGAAATGGCTGGCCGGGTTCCTGACCTTGCTGGGTACCGAAATCACCCACTAA